A window of Phaeodactylum tricornutum CCAP 1055/1 PHATR_bd_18x34 genomic scaffold, whole genome shotgun sequence contains these coding sequences:
- a CDS encoding predicted protein, which translates to MIILRSVVALLAFGMTAGQAPTCDVADAVPSLPFRVLEDTQLVSPTAQAGADVCGIVPAGNVQGHWFSYTAQEDGCLDAEVIGLSASDAMTPPLDPILSVYTGTCSALMCTAMTDDISLQNLNSLVELQATAGTTYYFLVTGFVGESAGPFSFTIAPSTSTQCENPSANQICPVCPNGGEPAAGALFDGETLCSDAAVAGAILNDGGESCAILQIAGTTICGCPTSQESCPLCPGGEDVANPDLVVFGDGSLTCGTLNSLDGVDTCGAVTAGFAAECGCPGTSPCRLCDETATNPNPERLLFNFPLDSVPYTCADAEADIRASAVLNPIEQGCSPSLVNFETGFDVVEFCCFNGDFPAIANITNCDSASVITALPFTVSGNTGDATAEVNAQAESCGLLNYGEHQGEWYTYTANANGCVTGRTSGNLNSILFVYSGECSDLMCVAMNDDVFLSVSGSEVTFDTVAGTRYFFMVTGSSSDDVDTYTFEISQIAGNCPSPTGGKLCPVCPDGRDPDHTAFYDDGLLCIDAASEFGVVDRDSQDCVLFQTIGASICGCPVVATDTCKLCPNGEDVPAVAADKSIPDALTTCSQLNDVAGASTCGNVTAGIANFCECPSSSPICSLCGASSTMFNPDLVLLEDENYTCGNANEDTQYYYLWYPLDPLYYDFWYPLETEGCNPSTVVSFIDSGINVIDYCCNGGPLTGTVGPTATDSPAAAPTASSDVPTTDSGSSSTPQSTSSYVAVSFRGGIVTASLSLLCLFVS; encoded by the exons ATGATTATACTTCGCTCCGTCGTAGCCCTTCTTGCGTTCGGCATGACAGCGGGTCAAGCGCCGACCTGTGACGTTGCGGACGCCGTGCCTAGCTTGCCGTTTCGAGTTTTGGAAGATACGCAACTGGTGAGCCCAACAGCGCAAGCTGGAGCCGATGTGTGTGGAATCGTGCCCGCTGGTAACGTACAGGGACATTGGTTCTCCTACACGGCTCAAGAAGACGGCTGCTTGGACGCCGAAGTCATTGGTCTCTCCGCAAGTGATGCTATGACGCCGCCTCTCGACCCCATCCTGTCGGTCTATACGGGGACTTGCAGTGCGCTTATGTGTACAGCCATGACCGACGACATCTCCTTGCAGAACCTCAACAGTCTCGTGGAACTTCAAGCCACTGCTGGAACAACCTACTATTTCCTGGTCACTGGTTTTGTGGGTGAAAGTGCTGGgcccttttctttcaccATTGCG CCTTCTACGTCTACACAATGTGAGAATCCTTCTGCCAACCAAATCTGTCCCGTCTGTCCCAACGGTGGCGAGCCGGCTGCCGGCGCTCTCTTCGATGGAGAGACGCTGTGTTCCGATGCCGCGGTGGCCGGCGCAATTCTCAATGACGGTGGGGAAAGCTGCGCCATTTTGCAAATCGCTGGAACCACTATTTGCGGATGCCCCACCTCTCAAGAATCTTGCCCACTTTGTCCCGGTGGAGAGGACGTTGCCAACCCAGATCTGGTCGTTTTCGGCGATGGAAGCCTGACATGCGGAACCTTGAACAGTCTTGACGGAGTCGACACCTGTGGAGCCGTTACCGCCGGGTTCGCAGCTGAATGTGGCTGCCCCGGGACAAGCCCCTGTCGTCTTTGCGATGAAACGGCAACCAATCCAAATCCTGAACGCCTCTTGTTCAACTTTCCACTGGACAGCGTTCCGTACACCTGCGCGGATGCCGAAGCGGATATTAGAGCCTCGGCTGTGCTCAACCCCATTGAGCAAGGCTGTAGTCCAAGCCTTGTGAACTTTGAGACAGGATTCGATGTCGTTGAGTTTTGCTGTTTCAACGGAGACTTCCCAGCAATTGCGAACATTACCAATTGTGATTCAGCTAGCGTCATTACGGCCTTGCCGTTTACGGTCAGCGGTAATACAGGAGATGCCACTGCAGAAGTGAACGCCCAGGCAGAATCATGTGGCCTCCTGAACTACGGAGAACACCAGGGAGAATGGTACACCTATACCGCTAATGCGAACGGCTGTGTAACCGGCCGGACTTCCGGAAACTTAAACTCTATTTTGTTTGTGTACTCTGGAGAATGTAGCGACCTAATGTGCGTCGCgatgaacgacgacgtctttTTATCAGTCTCCGGAAGTGAAGTGACCTTTGATACGGTTGCTGGGACGAGGTACTTCTTTATGGTCACGGGATCTTCCTCCGACGATGTTGACACCTACACTTTTGAGATTTCA caaattgCAGGAAACTGTCCGAGCCCAACCGGGGGCAAACTTTGTCCCGTTTGTCCAGACGGTCGTGACCCCGATCATACCGCATTTTACGATGACGGCCTTCTGTGTATTGACGCAGCATCCGAATTCGGAGTTGTCGACAGAGACTCACAAGATTGTGTGCTATTCCAAACAATTGGAGCTTCCATTTGTGGCTGCCCAGTTGTTGCAACAGACACGTGCAAATTGTGTCCGAATGGAGAAGATGTCCCGGCTGTCGCGGCCGACAAGAGCATTCCTGATGCCTTAACAACCTGCTCGCAGCTCAACGATGTCGCAGGTGCCAGCACTTGCGGAAACGTTACGGCTGGTATAGCCAATTTCTGTGAATGTCCAAGCTCCAGTCCTATTTGCAGTTTATGTGGTGCCAGCTCCACCATGTTCAACCCTGACCTTGTTCTGTTGGAAGATGAAAATTACACTTGTGGAAATGCCAACGAAGATACACAGTACTATTACCTTTGGTACCCTCTCGACCCACTGTACTATGACTTTTGGTACCCTCTTGAAACCGAGGGCTGCAACCCTAGTACTGTGGTATCCTTTATTGATAGTGGTATCAACGTGATTGACTACTGTTGCAACGGTGGTCCTTTGACGGGAACCGTCGGTCCTACGGCTACGGATTCCCCGGCGGCTGCACCCACGGCTTCCTCGGACGTCCCGACTACCGATTCCGGCTCCAGCAGTACACCGCAGTCCACCTCATCGTACGTTGCAGTTTCGTTTCGAGGTGGAATTGTCACAGCGTCCTTGTCCttgctttgtttgtttgtctcTTAG
- a CDS encoding predicted protein produces the protein MTRSAVPLVETATNRLLPYVISVQPLATAAFSNVHEDPGGAGDGAPDGTNEGSPEGTADGATEGVTEGIEEREGKVEGANDGSLEGSFDGAKEGTEDGNTEGWLVGAVEGIDVGSNDGMEDKDGALDGRVEGTEDGNDEGWLEGSEDGSKEGSAEGSELGALEGSDEGRDDGPDDGSLEGKGDGAEDGNDEGWLEGSEDGSKEGSADGSELGALEGSDEGRDDGPDDGSLEGKGDGAEDGNDEGWLEGSEDGTNDGFDDVDGTLDGNLEGTEVGIAEGCEEGDNDGSNDGILEGTNDGTDDGFKDGRVDDGAEDGEFEGTEVGTNEGSKDGIVDGIDEGVNEGILDGS, from the exons ATGACACGGTCAGCTGTTCCACTTGTAGAGACAGCTACAAATAGGTTGTTGCCATATGTAATATCAGTCCAACCATTGGCTACTGCAGCGTTTTCCAATGTCCATGAGGATCCTGGTGGAGCTGGAGATGGTGCACCAGATGGAACAAATGAGGGCTCACCAGAAGGCACAGCTGATGGAGCTACAGAAGGGGTAACAGAAGGAATAGAGGAAAGAGAAGGTAAAGTTGAAGGTGCCAATGATGGAAGCCTTGAGGGCTCTTTTGATGGTGCAAAAGAAGGGACAGAAGATGGAAACACAGAAGGCTGGCTTGTTGGTGCTGTAGAAGGTATTGATGTAGGTTCAAATGATGGAATGGAGGACAAGGACGGTGCGCTTGATGGAAGAGTCGAAGGTACTGaggatggcaatgatgaAGGCTGGCTTGAGGGCTCAGAAGATGGGAGTAAGGAAGGCAGTGCCGAAGGAAGCGAACTTGGTGCACTCGAGGGTTCAGATGAAGGCAGAGACGACGGACCAGACGACGGCTCACTCGAGGGAAAAGGCGATGGCGCTGaggatggcaatgatgagGGCTGGCTTGAGGGCTCAGAAGATGGGAGTAAGGAAGGCAGTGCCGACGGAAGCGAACTTGGTGCACTCGAGGGTTCAGATGAAGGCAGAGACGACGGACCAGACGACGGCTCACTCGAGGGAAAAGGCGATGGCGCTGaggatggcaatgatgagGGCTGGCTTGAGGGCTCAGAAGATGGGACCAATGACGGGTTTGATGATGTAGATGGTACACTGGACGGTAATCTTGAAGGCACTGAAGTTGGCATTGCTGAGGGTTGTGAAGAAGGTGACAACGATGGGTCAAATGATGGCATACTTGAGGGTACAAACGACGGTACCGATGATGGGTTCAAGGATGGAAGAGTAGATG ACGGGGCTGAAGatggtgaatttgaaggGACAGAAGTAGGAACCAATGAGGGGAGTAAGGACGGGATTGTTGACGGTATAGATGAAGGTGTAAATGAAGGTATACTGGACGGCTCT